The following are from one region of the Haloactinomyces albus genome:
- a CDS encoding AMP-binding protein, with amino-acid sequence MRPDKLIRILLAWRRWGITPPMGYAVGAIRHPDRPAIIDERGALSFAEVEQRTTRLAHGLRERGPSGDTRVGILCRNHHGMVETVIACSKIGTDAVLINTGLSAQQISDVVTEQNIGLLVVDNEFLEHVTALTDTQMVLAWTEGTTRHATLEHLIGNSSARPLPRPSRHSRMIVLTSGTTGPPKGARRPDPPGLAPAATVLSRMPLRSGERMLICAPLFHTWGIAGFQLGIVLGATLVLRRKFEPQQALAAIQRHRCTSVFAVPVMLQRILELPADVRTPYDHRSLRVVACSGSALSADLAKNFQREFGRVLYNFYGSTEASWVSIATPHDLWQAPGTAGTAPRGTKLRLLDSDNEPVPTGGTGRIFVGNDMLFEGYTNGYDKELHDGLMPTGDLGRLDSAGRLFVAGRADDMIVSGGENVYPQETEDAIASLPEVTEVAVTGVADAEYGQRLAAFVVTPEGSGLDAETLRARVRPKLSQFARPRDVVFLDRLPRNATGKVVPRELPDSTGSDSPVRHGR; translated from the coding sequence ATGCGGCCGGACAAGCTGATACGCATTCTGCTCGCATGGCGGCGATGGGGGATCACGCCGCCGATGGGCTATGCCGTCGGCGCCATCCGCCATCCCGACCGCCCGGCGATCATCGATGAGCGGGGCGCACTCAGCTTCGCCGAGGTGGAGCAGCGCACCACCCGGTTGGCGCACGGCCTGCGCGAGCGCGGCCCCAGCGGCGACACGCGGGTGGGAATCCTGTGCCGCAACCACCACGGGATGGTGGAAACGGTCATCGCGTGCTCCAAGATCGGGACCGATGCCGTTCTGATCAACACCGGTTTGAGCGCACAGCAGATAAGCGATGTTGTCACCGAGCAGAACATCGGACTCCTGGTCGTGGACAACGAATTCCTCGAACACGTCACCGCTCTCACCGACACCCAGATGGTGCTGGCATGGACCGAGGGCACCACCAGGCACGCCACCCTGGAACACCTCATCGGCAATTCATCGGCACGGCCACTCCCCCGCCCCTCGCGACACAGCCGGATGATCGTGCTCACCTCCGGCACAACCGGCCCTCCGAAAGGGGCGCGTCGCCCGGACCCACCGGGACTGGCACCGGCCGCCACCGTGCTCTCCCGAATGCCGCTGCGCAGCGGGGAGCGGATGCTGATCTGTGCTCCGCTGTTTCACACCTGGGGAATCGCGGGCTTTCAGCTCGGCATCGTGCTCGGTGCCACTCTCGTACTGCGCCGCAAGTTCGAACCCCAACAGGCTCTGGCCGCGATCCAGCGGCACCGCTGCACCTCCGTGTTCGCCGTGCCCGTGATGCTCCAGCGGATACTCGAGCTCCCGGCCGACGTGCGCACTCCCTACGACCACCGCTCGCTGCGGGTGGTCGCCTGTAGCGGCTCGGCACTGTCCGCGGACCTCGCGAAGAACTTTCAACGCGAATTCGGCCGGGTCCTGTACAACTTCTACGGATCCACCGAAGCCTCATGGGTGAGCATCGCCACCCCGCACGATCTGTGGCAGGCACCGGGAACGGCAGGCACCGCGCCACGTGGAACGAAGCTACGCCTGCTCGACAGCGACAACGAGCCCGTGCCCACCGGCGGTACCGGACGGATCTTCGTCGGCAACGACATGCTCTTCGAGGGCTACACCAACGGATACGACAAGGAGCTGCACGACGGACTCATGCCCACCGGCGACCTCGGTCGCCTCGACTCGGCCGGGCGCCTGTTCGTCGCAGGCCGCGCGGACGACATGATCGTTTCAGGGGGCGAGAACGTCTATCCGCAGGAAACCGAAGACGCCATCGCCTCGCTGCCCGAGGTCACGGAAGTGGCGGTGACGGGAGTGGCGGACGCGGAATACGGTCAGCGCCTCGCCGCGTTCGTCGTCACCCCTGAGGGCAGCGGTCTCGACGCGGAAACGCTGCGGGCACGTGTTCGTCCGAAGTTGTCGCAGTTCGCCCGACCCCGCGACGTGGTGTTCCTGGACCGGCTTCCCCGCAACGCCACCGGCAAGGTCGTTCCGCGTGAGCTTCCCGACAGCACCGGGTCCGACTCCCCGGTTCGACACGGTCGGTAA
- the orn gene encoding oligoribonuclease: protein MNDRLVWIDCEMTGLDLGSDALVEIAALVTDADLNILGEGVDIVIHADDDTLAGMPEVVREMHERSGLTDEVRNSAVSLADAEQQVLDYLRRHLPDGRSAPLAGNSIATDRGFIARDMPALDAYLHYRMVDVSSIKELCRRWFPRVYYAQPEKGLAHRALADVRESIRELAYYRRTAFVPQPGPSSEEAQAVATELLEGAAEVGGTEKAREATEE from the coding sequence GTGAACGACCGCCTAGTGTGGATCGACTGCGAAATGACCGGTCTGGATCTCGGCTCCGACGCCCTGGTCGAGATCGCGGCCTTGGTCACCGATGCCGATCTGAACATCCTCGGGGAGGGCGTGGACATCGTCATCCACGCCGACGACGACACCTTGGCCGGCATGCCTGAGGTGGTGCGTGAGATGCACGAACGATCCGGGCTCACCGATGAGGTCCGCAACTCGGCGGTGAGCCTCGCAGACGCGGAACAGCAGGTGCTCGACTACCTGCGTCGTCATCTGCCCGATGGGCGTTCCGCTCCCCTGGCCGGGAATTCGATCGCCACCGACCGTGGTTTCATCGCCCGCGACATGCCCGCCCTCGACGCCTACCTGCATTACCGCATGGTCGACGTCTCCTCCATCAAGGAACTGTGCCGCCGGTGGTTTCCTCGGGTCTACTACGCGCAGCCGGAGAAGGGGTTGGCGCACCGGGCGCTGGCCGACGTACGCGAATCCATCCGCGAGCTCGCCTATTACCGGCGTACCGCGTTCGTCCCCCAGCCCGGCCCCAGCAGCGAGGAGGCGCAAGCGGTCGCCACCGAGCTGCTCGAAGGTGCCGCCGAAGTCGGCGGCACGGAGAAGGCCCGCGAGGCAACCGAGGAGTAG
- a CDS encoding methionine synthase, which produces MTETPWTPGTATAIGSMPGTDPYETTRLVAGELPGLTPLPELPERGVGADLLGRAAGLLLDLPVEVVPSGYRVAARAGRDQRRAVDLLRWDLDALQTISETEGPLHTVKVQAAGPWTLSGGIELERGHRVLTDHGALRDFTESLIEGLIEHAGQVSARTGARVLVQLDEPTLPAVLHGGLPTPSGYGHVPAVPEPEVQRLLSEVIDRLGAATGSPVVVHCCASRPPVGLLRRAGAGAIALDATGLDSMSATLADELGEAWEEDLTLLLGLVPNVAPTREPTVRDLARPAQEMAARLGFHRRMLAERSMPTPACGLGGAAPEWARRALRMAADLGRLFRDEAEN; this is translated from the coding sequence GTGACCGAAACACCCTGGACGCCCGGTACCGCGACCGCGATCGGTTCGATGCCCGGAACCGACCCGTATGAGACGACCCGTCTCGTCGCCGGGGAACTTCCCGGCCTGACGCCACTTCCGGAGCTGCCTGAGCGGGGCGTCGGTGCGGACCTGTTGGGACGTGCGGCGGGTCTGCTGCTCGATCTCCCTGTTGAAGTCGTCCCTTCGGGGTATCGGGTCGCCGCGCGTGCGGGCCGCGATCAACGACGCGCCGTCGACCTGCTGCGCTGGGACCTCGATGCCCTCCAGACGATCTCCGAGACCGAGGGGCCGCTGCACACCGTCAAGGTGCAGGCCGCCGGGCCGTGGACGCTGTCCGGAGGAATCGAGCTGGAGCGCGGGCACCGGGTGCTGACCGACCACGGGGCGCTGCGGGACTTCACCGAATCGCTGATCGAGGGCCTCATCGAGCATGCCGGCCAGGTGTCGGCGCGGACGGGTGCGCGCGTGCTCGTCCAGCTCGACGAACCGACCCTTCCCGCGGTGCTGCACGGTGGCCTGCCCACTCCCTCCGGATACGGCCATGTGCCCGCCGTTCCCGAGCCCGAGGTGCAGCGGCTCCTGTCCGAGGTGATCGACCGGCTCGGCGCGGCCACCGGGAGTCCGGTCGTGGTGCACTGCTGTGCGTCGCGGCCTCCGGTGGGCCTGTTGCGCCGCGCGGGCGCCGGTGCGATCGCACTGGATGCCACCGGCCTCGATTCGATGTCGGCGACACTGGCCGACGAACTGGGCGAAGCCTGGGAGGAGGATCTCACCCTCCTGCTTGGGCTGGTGCCGAACGTGGCACCCACGCGGGAGCCCACGGTTCGGGATCTCGCACGGCCCGCGCAGGAGATGGCCGCGCGACTGGGTTTCCATCGCCGGATGCTGGCCGAGCGCAGCATGCCGACACCTGCGTGCGGTCTGGGTGGGGCAGCACCGGAGTGGGCGCGGCGCGCACTGCGGATGGCGGCCGACCTGGGCAGGCTGTTCCGCGACGAAGCCGAGAACTGA
- the mnmA gene encoding tRNA 2-thiouridine(34) synthase MnmA — protein MRVLAAMSGGVDSAVAAARAVAAGHEVTGVHLALSAKPGTLRTGARGCCTVEDSRDARRAADILGIPFYVWDFAERFTEEVIDSFVGEYAAGRTPNPCMTCNEKIKFEALLDKAIALGFDAVCTGHYARLSLVDETPVLRRSRDDSKDQSYVLASLTAEQLRHAMFPLGDSLKTEVRAEADERDLAVAQKPDSHDICFIPDGDTKKFLESKLGERPGNLVDADSGAVLGEHSGVHGFTVGQRKGLGIDAPAPDGRPRYVLSLEPVSGDVKVGNADHLGVTEIDATRPIWPSEQPLSGPTECAVQIRAHGETAEAVAEVADGTVRVRLREEMKGVAPGQSVVLYHPEAEGDLVLGSAKISATR, from the coding sequence GTGCGAGTACTCGCAGCAATGAGCGGCGGAGTGGATTCCGCCGTCGCAGCGGCCCGGGCGGTGGCGGCGGGCCATGAGGTGACAGGGGTACACCTGGCGCTGTCGGCGAAGCCGGGAACCCTGCGCACCGGTGCGCGCGGTTGCTGCACCGTCGAGGACTCCCGGGACGCCCGTCGCGCGGCCGACATTCTGGGGATCCCCTTCTACGTGTGGGACTTCGCCGAGCGGTTCACCGAGGAGGTCATCGACTCCTTCGTCGGGGAGTACGCGGCCGGGCGCACCCCGAACCCGTGCATGACCTGCAACGAGAAGATCAAGTTCGAGGCCCTGCTGGACAAGGCGATCGCGCTGGGCTTCGATGCGGTGTGCACCGGTCACTACGCGCGGTTGTCCCTCGTCGACGAGACGCCGGTCCTGCGCCGCAGCCGAGACGACAGCAAGGACCAGTCTTATGTGCTGGCATCGTTGACCGCCGAGCAGTTGCGGCACGCGATGTTCCCGCTCGGGGACTCGCTGAAGACCGAGGTGCGTGCCGAGGCGGACGAACGGGATCTGGCTGTGGCGCAGAAGCCCGACAGCCACGACATCTGTTTCATCCCCGACGGCGACACCAAAAAGTTCCTGGAATCCAAGCTGGGCGAGCGGCCGGGCAACCTGGTCGACGCCGACAGCGGCGCTGTGCTCGGCGAGCACAGCGGGGTGCACGGGTTCACGGTCGGCCAGCGCAAGGGGTTGGGCATCGACGCACCCGCGCCGGATGGCCGCCCGCGCTACGTGCTGTCGCTGGAGCCGGTTTCGGGCGACGTCAAGGTGGGCAACGCCGATCACCTGGGTGTCACGGAAATCGATGCCACTCGCCCGATCTGGCCGTCCGAACAACCCCTGAGCGGACCGACCGAGTGCGCCGTCCAGATCCGCGCCCACGGCGAAACCGCCGAGGCCGTCGCCGAGGTCGCCGACGGCACCGTGCGGGTACGGCTGCGGGAGGAGATGAAGGGGGTCGCGCCCGGCCAATCCGTGGTGCTGTACCACCCCGAAGCCGAGGGGGATCTCGTTCTCGGCAGCGCCAAGATCTCCGCCACCCGCTGA
- a CDS encoding cysteine desulfurase family protein, protein MTYLDHAATTPMRSEAVAVMSEALATLGNASSLHTSGRRARRAVEESREDIAAALGARPSEVVFTAGGTESDNLAVKGIFWARRTRNPQRRRILASVVEHHAVLDAVEWLAEHEGAEITWLDVDGHGRVRPEVLDEALRAAPDEVALATVMWANNEVGTINPISELAEVACSHGVPLHTDAVQAVETVPVDFASTGVSALTMTGHKVGGPYGVGVLVLSRDVECTPVLHGGGQERDVRSGTLDTPGVLGLASAVREAVETRTRHIGELSRLRDELISGVRAAVPDATLNGDPGTDPGTDEYVRLAGNAHFTFPGCEGDSLLMLLDAKGIECSTGSACTAGVAEPSHVLLAMGADAQAARGSLRFSLGHNSTSADVQALTEAIGPAVQRARSAGLSGLRKAGPTTAPTEV, encoded by the coding sequence ATGACTTACCTGGACCATGCGGCCACCACTCCGATGCGGTCGGAGGCGGTCGCGGTGATGAGCGAGGCGCTGGCCACGTTGGGCAACGCCTCATCGCTGCACACCTCGGGCAGGCGCGCGCGTCGGGCGGTGGAGGAATCCCGGGAGGACATCGCCGCCGCGCTGGGGGCGAGACCGTCGGAGGTCGTGTTCACCGCGGGTGGCACCGAGAGCGACAACCTGGCGGTCAAGGGAATCTTCTGGGCTCGACGAACCCGGAACCCGCAACGCCGCCGCATCCTGGCCTCGGTTGTGGAGCACCACGCCGTCCTGGACGCTGTCGAGTGGCTGGCCGAGCACGAAGGCGCCGAAATCACCTGGCTGGACGTCGATGGCCACGGCCGAGTGCGGCCCGAGGTACTCGACGAGGCGCTGCGTGCGGCTCCCGACGAGGTGGCGTTGGCCACGGTGATGTGGGCGAACAACGAGGTCGGCACCATCAATCCGATCTCCGAACTTGCCGAGGTCGCCTGTTCCCACGGCGTCCCGTTGCACACCGACGCTGTGCAGGCGGTCGAGACGGTCCCCGTGGATTTCGCGTCGACGGGGGTGTCGGCGCTGACGATGACGGGGCACAAGGTCGGTGGCCCCTACGGTGTGGGCGTGCTGGTGCTGTCCCGGGACGTGGAGTGCACGCCGGTCCTGCACGGTGGTGGCCAGGAACGTGACGTGCGCTCCGGTACGCTCGACACACCGGGCGTGCTCGGGTTGGCCAGCGCCGTGCGTGAGGCGGTGGAGACCAGAACACGGCACATCGGCGAGTTGAGTCGGTTGCGGGACGAGTTGATCAGTGGCGTACGCGCGGCGGTGCCGGATGCGACTCTCAACGGTGATCCCGGAACCGATCCCGGAACGGACGAGTATGTGCGGTTGGCGGGCAATGCCCACTTCACATTTCCCGGCTGTGAGGGGGACAGCCTGCTGATGTTGCTGGATGCCAAGGGAATCGAGTGTTCGACCGGCTCGGCCTGCACTGCCGGGGTGGCCGAACCCAGCCATGTGCTCCTGGCGATGGGAGCCGATGCGCAGGCGGCGCGAGGGTCGTTGCGGTTCTCACTGGGACACAATTCGACGTCCGCGGATGTGCAGGCACTGACCGAGGCGATCGGCCCGGCGGTGCAGCGGGCACGCAGTGCCGGACTGTCCGGTCTGCGCAAGGCCGGTCCGACGACAGCCCCGACGGAGGTGTGA
- a CDS encoding electron transfer flavoprotein subunit alpha/FixB family protein: protein MSEVLVLVDHAGGEVKKVTLELLAAARRLGEPAAVVTGEPGTAGKLVDSLAAYGASKIYTCESTEVGGYLVAPQVDVLAHLAGSAQPAAVLIPASIDGKEIAGRLAMRLGSGLLSEVVDIDAEGVASHSVFGGSYEATAKVTSGVPVVTVLPGSVEAEAVSGAGEQVSVEVPAVDPAKAARVTGRQPAESGDRPELTEAGVVVSGGRGVGSAESFEVIEKLADSLGAAVGASRAAVDSGFYPAQFQVGQTGKTVSPQLYVALGISGAIQHRAGMQTSKTIVAVNKDAEAPIFEIADFGVVGDLFKVAPQLTDEIDKRKS, encoded by the coding sequence ATGTCCGAGGTTTTGGTCCTCGTCGACCACGCCGGTGGCGAGGTCAAGAAGGTCACGCTGGAACTGCTGGCCGCGGCGCGCCGGTTGGGGGAGCCGGCTGCGGTGGTGACCGGTGAGCCGGGCACGGCGGGCAAGCTGGTCGACAGCCTGGCTGCCTATGGCGCGAGCAAGATCTATACGTGCGAGTCGACCGAGGTCGGCGGGTATCTGGTGGCTCCGCAGGTGGACGTGCTGGCGCACCTGGCGGGCAGTGCGCAGCCGGCGGCGGTGTTGATTCCGGCTTCGATCGACGGTAAGGAGATCGCGGGCCGGTTGGCGATGCGGCTGGGTTCCGGGTTGCTGTCGGAGGTCGTCGACATCGACGCCGAGGGGGTGGCCTCGCATTCGGTGTTCGGTGGCTCGTACGAGGCCACGGCCAAGGTCACCTCCGGGGTGCCGGTGGTCACGGTGTTGCCGGGCAGTGTGGAGGCCGAGGCGGTCAGTGGTGCCGGTGAGCAGGTCTCCGTCGAGGTCCCGGCCGTGGATCCGGCGAAGGCCGCGCGGGTGACCGGCAGGCAGCCTGCCGAGTCCGGGGATCGTCCCGAGCTGACCGAGGCCGGTGTGGTGGTCTCCGGTGGCCGCGGTGTCGGTTCCGCCGAGAGTTTCGAGGTCATCGAGAAGCTGGCCGACTCGCTGGGTGCCGCGGTGGGTGCCTCGCGGGCGGCGGTGGATTCGGGGTTCTACCCGGCCCAGTTCCAGGTCGGCCAGACCGGCAAGACCGTCTCACCGCAGCTGTATGTGGCTCTGGGCATTTCCGGGGCGATCCAGCACCGCGCCGGCATGCAGACCTCGAAGACCATCGTGGCCGTCAACAAGGACGCCGAGGCGCCGATCTTCGAGATCGCCGACTTCGGCGTGGTCGGTGACCTGTTCAAGGTCGCCCCTCAGCTCACCGACGAAATCGACAAGCGCAAGAGCTGA
- a CDS encoding electron transfer flavoprotein subunit beta/FixA family protein: protein MNIVVLVKQVPDTWSERKLSDADHTLDRASADAVLDEINERAVEEALLAKEAQGGEVTVVCMGPERANEAIRKALSMGADSAVHLSDEALHGSDAVQTARALAKVVGTLESVDLVIAGNESTDGRAGAVPAMVAEALGLPQLTYARSVSVDEQSVSIERETDAGVATVEASLPALVSVTEKINEPRYPSFKGIMAAKKKPVSVLSLADAGIEAGEVGLANAASQVVSSAPAPPKEAGQRVTDEGEGGVQIVEFLTGQKLV, encoded by the coding sequence ATGAACATTGTCGTCCTGGTGAAGCAGGTGCCTGACACGTGGTCCGAGCGCAAGCTGTCGGATGCCGATCACACGTTGGATCGGGCGTCGGCGGATGCGGTGTTGGATGAGATCAACGAGCGCGCTGTGGAAGAGGCGTTGCTGGCCAAGGAGGCCCAGGGCGGCGAGGTGACCGTCGTGTGCATGGGTCCGGAGCGGGCGAACGAGGCGATCCGCAAGGCGCTGTCGATGGGGGCCGACTCGGCGGTGCACCTGTCGGATGAGGCGCTGCACGGCTCGGATGCGGTCCAGACCGCGCGGGCGTTGGCCAAGGTGGTCGGCACCTTGGAGTCGGTGGATCTGGTCATCGCCGGTAACGAGTCCACCGACGGGCGTGCCGGTGCGGTGCCTGCGATGGTGGCCGAGGCGCTGGGGTTGCCGCAGTTGACGTATGCGCGCTCGGTGTCGGTCGACGAGCAGTCGGTGTCGATCGAGCGGGAGACGGATGCGGGCGTGGCCACGGTCGAGGCGAGCCTGCCTGCGCTGGTGAGTGTCACGGAGAAGATCAACGAGCCGCGGTATCCGTCGTTCAAGGGGATCATGGCGGCCAAGAAGAAGCCGGTGAGCGTGCTGTCGCTGGCCGACGCCGGGATCGAGGCCGGTGAGGTCGGGCTGGCCAATGCGGCCTCGCAGGTGGTCTCGTCGGCGCCGGCGCCGCCGAAGGAGGCCGGTCAGCGCGTCACCGACGAAGGCGAGGGTGGCGTGCAGATTGTGGAGTTCTTGACCGGTCAGAAGCTGGTCTGA
- a CDS encoding DegV family protein, translated as MRRRVAIVTDSTASVPTGIAEKLGITVIQLELKVGEEYNDERRVPHSQLAQAMRDGVPVATAPPPPPAFFWNYMDAVSAGAEAIISVHLSEGLSRTCEAARIAATEVDVPVHVVDSRLCGLGLGYPVIAAAESAAAGATVQDVLGVLDRRLRGTTEFLYVDTLEYLRRSGRIGRAQAMLGQTLAVKPVLGFREGELAPLTKGIGTERALGKAITAAVERAGGGSVDIATEHFQAAERAGQVLHQLQDRLPGARQPILEETSAIIGAHTGPGALGITVSPV; from the coding sequence ATGCGCCGACGTGTCGCCATCGTGACCGACTCCACCGCCTCCGTCCCCACCGGGATCGCCGAGAAGTTGGGAATCACCGTCATTCAACTGGAGCTGAAGGTCGGCGAGGAATACAACGACGAGCGACGGGTCCCGCACTCCCAACTGGCACAGGCCATGCGTGACGGCGTGCCCGTGGCCACCGCACCGCCACCACCGCCCGCCTTCTTCTGGAACTACATGGATGCGGTCAGCGCAGGCGCGGAGGCGATCATCTCGGTCCATCTCTCGGAGGGACTGTCCCGGACCTGCGAGGCAGCCCGGATCGCGGCAACGGAAGTCGATGTTCCCGTCCATGTCGTGGACTCACGGCTGTGTGGCCTCGGGCTGGGATATCCGGTGATCGCGGCGGCCGAGTCCGCTGCTGCCGGAGCGACAGTGCAGGACGTACTCGGTGTCCTGGACCGGCGGCTGCGCGGAACCACGGAGTTCCTCTACGTGGACACGCTCGAATATCTACGGCGTAGCGGACGAATCGGTCGAGCACAAGCCATGCTCGGTCAGACGTTGGCGGTCAAGCCCGTCCTGGGCTTCCGCGAGGGTGAACTGGCACCACTGACCAAGGGCATCGGCACGGAGCGCGCACTCGGCAAGGCGATCACCGCCGCTGTGGAGCGCGCCGGAGGCGGATCCGTGGACATCGCCACCGAACATTTCCAGGCCGCAGAGCGGGCCGGACAGGTCCTACACCAGCTGCAGGACCGGCTACCCGGGGCACGACAGCCGATCCTGGAGGAGACCAGCGCGATCATCGGAGCGCACACCGGGCCGGGCGCCCTCGGTATCACGGTTTCCCCCGTGTGA
- a CDS encoding endonuclease domain-containing protein gives MTKLLYPPTVNDEGLFTRHAALAEGWTDADLRKNPDVYRVVHGVYALSEVPLTHRLKCRAVSMRLPEEAIITGRSAATLYGVELAAAHDRVEALVSERKYMNRRFGTRCWSVRAWDSEHGEWHGIRLATVERAAFDLLARNPLNAGVANVDALLHHGLTTAASLGKFLSGRHDHGIVKARRGFELLDGRAESLPESSLRLVLILGGLHPEPQVEIHDHLGFVARVDLGFRREKVAVEYDGAWHGEPEQFRRDQERLARLHANGWQVIVITADRLRSAPQEIVDQVRKALAVST, from the coding sequence ATGACCAAGCTGCTCTACCCGCCGACCGTCAACGATGAAGGACTTTTCACCCGGCATGCCGCACTCGCGGAGGGATGGACGGACGCGGACCTTCGTAAGAACCCCGATGTGTACCGAGTCGTCCACGGGGTATATGCACTGAGCGAAGTCCCACTGACACACCGCCTGAAGTGCCGGGCGGTGTCGATGCGTCTCCCCGAGGAGGCCATCATCACCGGACGCTCGGCCGCGACGCTTTACGGTGTGGAACTCGCAGCAGCGCACGACAGGGTCGAAGCTCTGGTGAGCGAGCGCAAGTACATGAACAGACGTTTCGGCACGCGATGCTGGTCAGTGCGCGCCTGGGATTCCGAGCACGGGGAGTGGCACGGGATTCGCTTGGCGACGGTGGAACGTGCCGCCTTCGATCTCCTTGCGAGGAACCCACTCAACGCGGGTGTGGCCAACGTGGATGCCCTGCTCCACCACGGCCTCACCACTGCGGCATCCTTGGGGAAGTTCCTTTCCGGGCGTCACGACCACGGAATCGTCAAAGCGCGCCGGGGCTTCGAGCTTCTCGACGGGCGCGCGGAATCTCTTCCCGAGTCCTCGCTTCGCCTGGTGCTGATACTCGGCGGCCTCCACCCTGAACCACAGGTCGAGATTCATGACCACCTCGGTTTCGTCGCTCGAGTCGACCTCGGCTTTCGCCGGGAGAAGGTAGCCGTCGAGTACGACGGAGCCTGGCATGGTGAGCCCGAGCAGTTCCGTCGGGATCAGGAACGGCTCGCTCGGCTGCACGCCAACGGCTGGCAAGTGATCGTCATCACAGCCGACCGGCTCCGGTCCGCCCCGCAGGAGATCGTCGACCAGGTACGCAAGGCACTCGCCGTGTCCACGTAG